The Micropterus dolomieu isolate WLL.071019.BEF.003 ecotype Adirondacks linkage group LG23, ASM2129224v1, whole genome shotgun sequence DNA window GCCAGCCACAGACCCCTGTGCTCAAGAGGCACACCAACACCGGGGCCAAGCTATGGGGTCGCGTCCGCAGCAAGCTGCTCAGACAAAAGGTCTCTGgctgacacatgcacacacgtcACATACAAACGTTTCCTCTCTTTTATCATTTGTTCTCTCCTATTGATCACTCTGTCACTTCCATCTGTTTGTTCTACCTCTCTTTATGGATTCCTCTCCATGCGCGTGCGCTCTGTCCCCGGGGGGCTTCCTTTCAGCGCAGAATTGACTATTGTTCTTATCTGTTGACTGCGCTAGAGGTTGTGATGTAGTGCTAAATGAAACGGTGGCTAAACTGTGACCTGCCGTAATATATTCCATAGTGAAcgtaaaaataatatttttaatttatgctTTTTTCACCCTTTAAATTGTCTTTGTCTAGATGATACTACTTACTGAAATgcatattgtaaatatttgttaCTAAGCCTTATTCAGCTTTAAAAAGTGGTTGAAGTTTTGATAAATAGCACAGAGACTAGAAAGGCTTATTACCTACCTACATACTGGACTGTATAATGTAATTACCAGGAGGTGAAAATCAGCATCACTTCCAAAACCACTGCTGTGATGAATGAGACTGACAAGTTTCCCCCTCTTGTCTCATTCCTGCCAGTTTAAATTTTACCCTTTTTACATCCACTAATCTCATTTAAAGCTACTAATGCTGAGAGCATGGTATTGGTTTTAAGATGTTTCAGCATCAGATCAGCTCCCCCTGCTGTTTATTTTAAGTATCGTCCTCTGGCTGCGCTGATCTAACACCCGTTTGGCATTTCAAGCACAGATTCCACTAATTAACTGTTGCATTATTCCAAATAGTCTCCGAAACATGCGTCTATCATATTTGCATCATGTTTTatcattaaaatttattttttttttctcatatttcattatttttttttttctcatattttTGGCCTTCATCAAAAGGCAGAATGGCATTGGTTAAAATAATGTAAGCAAATAAGAGTTAAAATTATATGTTTGTCTTTCCTAATTCActgaaattttaaaacaaaactatttGGAAAATGTAGCGATCACTTTATGTGCTATTGTAAGATTGAGGTTTATTCAGAAAGGGCAATTGTCATTTTGTTAAAACATTCAGGTTGGACTGAATGACGTTTGTGTTGAGGGATATGATCCGTTACCCAAAGATGGGGGCACAAACACTCAACCTCAGGTCTGGTATAGTTTAAATGCAGGTACTGGATTGTGACTCATGGGTGAGAGCAGGAAAAGTGCTCCTTCTTCTTTTTGGGTGTCCAGATGCTTTTTGTATGTAAACGATGGGGAAGAAGCACATGAGTCTGTTCTGGTTAAGCTAAAACTATGactcattttttatttcactgtatgCACTTGTTTATTCAGCAgtcctcctcatcttcatcaTGAGTGCATCGCCAGCGTTTCAAGCTGTAATTTGTGTGCATAATAAGCTGGTTCAGGACAAAGAATCCAAGTTGAGAGTTGGCTTGACCTTTCCTTCAGTGTTTTCTATTATTCAACAGGGGCCTGAGGAAGGCTGACCACTGGTTATACTGAGCAGGATAAAACAAGGATTACATACTAAGCCCAGACTTATCTGTGTTGACCTGAAAGGTCCTGCATTGATTCATTCTTCTCATCTCTGTACACAGCGTCCCCATGTCTTATGTCAAACAACGGGATTAAGGAGGTTTCTGTATTTCATTGCTGTCCAGATTTGTCAACTATGCAGTTGGTTCCATGTGATCCTGCCCCCCAGCTGCATAGAAAGCCCCGTTTACCAAACTGCTCTGTGAAGTCCCATTCATCCTTTCTTTAATTTTGAATGAGGCTTTGAATGGCAGGTTTTATGCGTAAACTCGTGCTGCAGTTTTTCTGCACTCAGTTGCCTTTTGATCGTATCAGCTCTTTCCCTTTCTTCTGCTCCCGTCCGGCATTTCTGCCTCTACATGGTGGTGAACTGTGTTTGATGGAGGCGGTAATGTTAAATCATCAACCATCATCACCTGCCACAGTAAGGTGACAGGCTGCCTGCAGGtctttaaaaactgaaaatgtcaaaaatctgaagtctaaaaaaaatgttttgtgttgagACGAGACAGGGTTAACACAGTGTTTTTCATTACATATACATTTATGAAAACACATGAtttcctttttaatgttttttttctactttgccaattcattattttaataatataatcagCTGTCTTCATGAAGAAACTAATTCctttttgtggttttattttgctttttaaattgGTCCAAAATCCATCTTTAAAATACTACAGATACCCATTATGAGGAAGAGCGACTTCCAGTGTTTTCAAATAATTATTAAAGGGGGCAGAGAAAGCAGACTGTAGGGCATATtgccttttctgtttcagtgcATCTGTGGCATGCATTGCGTTATTTACAGGGTGTTGAGAGGAATGTGGATGTCAGAGGATGGTGAAGTTGTGGAAATACACCGGGGAATAGTCCTCCCTCCTAATTAAGGCACGTTGTGATGAGATTGGAGACTGGTTGGGAACACTAATTGGACTAGCACTAGACATAATTTATCGTATGCGTTCCAGCGAAGGAACAAATAATGATTAAGGCATTACTCGGTTGTAGTCTCGGTTTTTTACTGTGTGTTCAACATCATGTTCTTTTTAGCTGATAGCCTGTTTACTGGGcaggtttggttttattttctttgtcgAGTTACAGCCAGCTTAGTAGGGAGAACAATGGAGCTGTCGTGCCGGTTTAGCCATGGCAGAGAATCCAATCCAACCATTATCGTCCGCCCTCCGCCTCACTCATTGCACCTCTCGCCCCCGCTCCATTTTAGCCAACAAATGAAATTATGCTCTTCCATTTGAGTATGTTGATTAGTGCAGATCAGATATTAGGGTTTCATACCTCCTGCGTGCCTAAAATGCCAGCCAGTCCCCTAATGGCCTTTTATATAGGACACATAAATCTCCGTCTGTCCCTACCGGAGGGCATAGCCCTTTATTGGCCGCAATCCATCCCCCGTGCACAGGATCTGGGATTGGTTAATGAGCTCCAGGAGGGGAGCAGCAGGTCAGGAAAGCATTCTCAAGTTGATATCCACACTGACCCACTCTAGTATGAGTACAGCCCCAACGCTTCTGGCCATATGCAAGTGAGGCTTTAATCTCAGCAGGGTGACAACAAGGCATTAATCATGTAATTAAGTGGTGAGAGTTGGTCTTCTGGTGTGTTGATCACATGTTTTAACAGTGGAATGGGACTTGAGTAATGACGGGAAAGTTGTGAGGATAACTCAGAGTTGAATTTAATTTATCTAAAGTCATCAAGGACTAGAGTTTCTGTATCCTGTAAAAATTCCAAACCAGGAAGAAGTTTATAAACCAGACCAGTAAGACACCAGGAAGCACTCCAACTTAGTAATCAAAACTCTCCCTCTGAAAAAGTAGATGAAAGTTGCATCAGAACTGAAGTGAGACCCCTCTGATCATCGTACTGGCACCTGCTTCAAGACTGACACATCATACTTTGTCGACTCCACTGAGTGAACATCCACAGAGATGATCTAATGGCTTATAAAGTGGTACATGCAGTTAGTGGTAAAGATCACAAATAACCTGAATAGTGAGGTAATGAGCAAGCCCAAGACTGTGCAGTGTTCCCAAAAGGCCGACGAATTGGAAAAACATCACTATGTATCTCTAGAAGACAAACACTTGGGCTCATCAGAGGACAAAAATGTGATGTAGATCCCTGTCTCTTGATAGCACATGTGAGTCTTGTCAATGCTGTACTAGATTAAATCAGAAATTTGGTGGTTAGTCTGTGTCACAATGGAACAAAGCTGTGTTTGCATCTGTGACTCCACCATGTGGGTTTTATATAATAGATGAAGGCCTGGAATGGGAGCGGACAGTTAGTAGTTAGTAGTCCAGGGAAGCGGAGAGAGTGttcctgaaaacatgtttcatacttgttttatttgcagaCAAGAGTTAACCAATCTTTACTGAGTGAATTAATACGGAACGTCATAGCAACATGATGAGGACATCATAaaaatatactattatatgaatgAAGTGCTTGTGTTTAACGCAAATTTGGAGCATTACAGGGATATTTCACTCTCTGCTCGTAAGTGTAGGATAACTCACGATTCTGTGTGCAGGCCGCAGGCAGGGTCATTTCATAAGTGTAGTAGGCatctgtgtgttgctgtttaCAGGCCCTATAACAGAATCACACACTGACTGCAGAGATTCAAGACTACTCCACAAATCAGAACCCTCTGCCCGCTGAAAAGCCCCACTGATTGGCTCAAACAAAAGTTGAGGGAAGATGGCAACATGGCAACTGAGTTAAAGATCTCACATAGACCATGGTGACATCAGCAGCTGTTGAGTAAAGAGGCTCGCTATCACTGATGCACATATAAACATTATGTTTGCGTGGTTCATTTGTCTAAAAATAGTCATGCTGCTTGTGAAGAAAATATACTGCAGCGTGATGTGCTcgctggggggaaaaaaggctcATCATTGAACAGTTTCTGTAATCCTGCTAAAACCAAGGAGCCGTGCAGTTTGAGCTACGTTCTAATTAAAGGACTAATAAAAAGCTTTCTGCAGCCGAATTAATATTTAATCAGCCAGAGAGCAGCAGTGGAAAACTGCAATGAAATACAAAGGCCAAATTAAACAGAAATTCATTAATTTAGCATATCAAAAGATCAAGTTGTGTTTTGAATATTGTCGCCAGCATGCATTAACTCTCCAACTCAGCGACAATGGGCTAATTAAGTGTGTAGTGATTTTAAACATAATTTCCATGGCTGTTTAGCACAATGTCTTTGCTATTTTAGAGCACACTTATTAGATTTACACAATCAGCTctagtttttaaaagaaatatatatttatctgtatGCAGAACAAACAAGTATCCAAACGACACACTTAACTGCACCCCAATGATTAAATCTGGGTAACACATGATATTAGATGTTGAAATTTTCTCTCTAGTAAgacaaaaaattaaatgcagGATTTTTGCTCTTATTTGAAATGTATAGTCTAGCAAACCATTCACATTCTGAACATGCAGAAATACCATATTGCTTTTCAGCAAAAATGTATGAAATCACTGGTAATCACTGGAAATTGCAGGTGTGTATCATACCACTGAGGCCCCCTGGACCAAACACATTCATATAGGACCTTATGCGTGCTTCTTGCATGGCCACTTGAATATACAtgtgcttttttcccctgacaAATCAAGATATAGAGAGCAGGGATACATTTTATTCTCCTGCTGTGCTGAACCACGTGTCTGAAGCCTCCTATGTGTTTTGTCGGAAATGGAAGGCTCCAGAGGGGCGTAGGCCTTTCACTGTTAGTCTGCTGTTGCTGTCAGTCTCACACAGGCTGCAGGAGCGTGGCTCACATGTCACACAAAGCTGAAGGAGGGCAGGATTATCTTCAGAGAGTATGGGGTGGAGGAAGCTGCTAGCCAGTTCCCGTAGTGTAGTGGTTATCACGTTCGCCTAACACGCGAAAGGTCCTCGGTTCGAGACCGGGCGGGAACAGCACTTTATTATGTGAAGACAACAGGTGGTGTGTTACTGTTTGAGCAAACTAAATCAAGGAAAGAAGGTTGCTGTTAGCATGTGTGAACgtttttctttcttgtatgCAGTGATTTAATAAAAAGGCTAAAAATGAATCACAGATATGGTTACCAGTGACCAGTTGATTAATTTTATCACAATAAGCCAATGCATTGACTTTTTTTTGAAGCGATGTGAATGtcttatatctcttttttttgctgATTTTTACAAAAGTATTTTATGTCAAACCCCTAGTTTGGGTAATCTAATTTTCAGAAATCCTTTCAAAGGCGTGCAGGACATGAAAGTGTGAACCGACCGCCTGTTCTCCTGCTCTGTCTATAGCAGCAAAACAGCATTACTTATCATATCTGCTTTGTTCTGTCCCTGTAGATCAGTCGGGGCAGAGCACAGGCTGTATGTACATCCTGGCTCACAGCTGTCTGCATCTTCTTTTGAAGTTAAGACTCTTGGTCATGATGTTTCTGCCTTTGTTCCTCTTGACTGACTGACAGGCCAGCCAGAAGTGGGAAAACATGCTGAAATCAACCATCAGTTTTCTGTAGGGCCTGTAAGTGGGCCACATCAAATGCCAGCCACTTGCCTCCTCTTGCATTCTGACTTACTTTGGACACTCAAATGCACCAAAGAGTGATGAGATGAGGATATATGTGTGGATGAGCATACAGCGGTCAGGTTTAATCGGCCATACACAGGATTGAGAGAACAGGCATCACGTTAACCAGCTGAGCCCCATACCTGGTACACACTCAGAGACGTGCACGCTTACAGAACAATGAGTTCCCATATAACAGATTGGATTGCTCTCCATATTTATTGTAttctataaaaaggaaaaggctTCAAGTGTGTGCAACTGGAATATTTACAAGTCGGTGTGTGCAGCGGTCCACTAGATGTGAAGTATTTTCGTGCTTTGCTTCGGGCAGCTGTCCGTTCTGGCCTCTCCTTAGTCATATATCCTTGATAGTTTTCACGGTCCTACAAAGAGCGCGTAGCCTCTGGACTGATGCGATCTTAATCGGAACCATATCAGCCTAAGGAtgtctctaaaaaaaaaaaaacattagacaCTTTCTGCCTTTTATCTTTCCCTAGACATGTGCATGAATGCGCACACATATAGTTGGTGCTCATGTGCTGGAAATCCCCTTCAAGCATACCAATGAACGGAAATTAGACTTGAAAGGGGACTAAATTTATGCTGGTTTGCTTTCTGTGGGCCATGAAAAGGTCTGAAAAAGTCTTAAAATATAGCAAATAAGCCAGTAGTGAggctttaaaatatattcttaatATTCATGTGGTGTATCTGATTTGGCTTATATACCCTTTGTGTCGTTTCCTACTATGTCCAACTGTCCACCTGCAGATCTTAATTTGCTACATTCAGTCAGATTTAGAGACGTAAAACAggctttatttctttctctttttttaatgggCAAATCTAAGCTGCATTACCTTTGCTTCTCCAGTCCCATCTCTGTTACATGCTGCCGTCTTCCTGCCAGTTCCCTGGCTGAGCTGTCACTCAGGATAAAACCTTAAATCCTCTTGTCACTTTGTTTGAATTGTTGCCAATAAGTCACAATTCATTTCTAAGAAAGGTGTTTCTTGTCATGCAACATTTCGTCCTTAATTCTGTGCAGAATATTTAGTATAGACTAAGTCAGTCTGAGTTTGTGCTGTGCAAGCCACCGTAGCCAAACTCTTTGGAGTCATCCCATTAAGCCAACTCATTTCCCAGGAAAGAAAGGGGGGGAACAACTTCCtcacaaagtattttttaataaaaaagtgcCCAGTTGAGGATACAGTTTCAAGAGGGGTCAGTGAGTGTAACCACTGCCTGTAAAGGatcctctttgtttttacaaccctgttgcagtacattcatttttaatcagGTTTTTAAGAAATTAGCAGAGGGTAATAGGAAGGAAATGGGTGGAAGGaacagttttagtttttttcagtGAGTTACAGGAGGCGTCAGCAGTGAGTCCTGGATCTTTGCCCGGTTCTCTTCTTGGCAGTCGCTGTTTAAAGACCCAATTGCAGTGATTACCTGTCCCTCGTCTCAAACCCAAACCCTGCTGGGAAAACAGGCTTTAACGATAATAGGAATGCGTGAAACCGATGCCAAATGGCCTTTTTACGAGGTAATGAAATAAGCTCACTGAGACCTTTTTAATGGTTGCAGCCTAATGCTGACAATAAGAGAAGTGTGCTACCCTTGTGCTCACCCAGTAATCATTACCTTCCTCTAAGTTGAGCACATCACTATGCAGGGTTGTAATGGCATAACTGAGGAGTGCGGACGCTCCAACAGCCTATAAAAAAGGCATTAGCTGGTGTAGCCTCACACAGCGGGCACAGACTCCAgcagatttaaaacaataacagGCTGGCATCTCTCACGTCTCTGAGGGCATCATGGGACGTGAGACCCTGACTTTGAGAATGTGCGCATGAAGTAGGCCAAGTGTCTGAGCCAATCTGGAGCCCTTGTTGGACCCCCAAGAGACTTCCAAGGGCATATGTGGGAAACACAAGTGACATCCTTGTTTCCAAAAGTAGACTTAGTGACTGCGTTGTTGTAAAGCGGCTTTGTTGTGGTTCAGAGGTTAGAAAAATGGACCAGATAAAAGGTGAACTCTGGACCTTCTTCTCCCCTTCAAGCTTTATGATTATCTTCACAGAATGCAGAGGATTGCTCCTAGCCAGTTCCCGTAGTGTAGAGGTTATCACGTTTGCCTAACACGCGAAAGGTATTTGGTTTGAAACCGGGCGGGAACAGAACTTTCTTTGACAAAAACAGAAGGCGTGTGTCTTTGATAGAGCAGAAAGGCTCAAATGTGTAAATTTGCACGAATGCTGAATAATTTGTAACTGTGTAAAAGTTTACAAGTAGAGAGGAATTAAGCCTATGTATATTATTTAgtaggttgtttttttatcactttgtactaataaatctaattaaatctaataaataagtaatatcTTTAGGGACTTTTCTGCATATTATTTGATAGTAGCTCCAGGAGTGACAGGGAAAAGGCGCTGTACATAAAAGGAATTATACCTTACTTCTTGGACTTCAGTGTGATTCTTGTTGAAGGTACATCTGAGCCATCGTCATGTCTCACACACTGCTCTACTCCTTCCTCACAGGAGGGGTGCATCACATTTCACTTCACCATTTGTTGCCTTCTTTAGAATTAAACACTACTTTCTCATTACTCAAGTGTTTTGGTTTGGAATTCACACAAAGAAGGTTTGAAAGCTGTCTTCAATTTTTAGTACTTAGAAATATTCCCCCACGATTTATGTGGGAAAAACGGTTTGTTAGTCAAACCCTCCACTTCGTCTGCCTGCGAGAGAAAACCTTTTCATGAATCTGTTGGAATTAAGCTGTTTCCTTTCTGCTGTATGTAAAGCTAGTAACTCTTTATTGTTGTTTGCTGTAACACTATCATGCAGAAATTTGACTTTATCAGATGATTTGATTAAGCAGTCTCCTGTTTTGGGAAAAGCCCTGTATGAATTCATGTCCCGTGCCCTTATTTGGCAAAAGGCTTTGCGAAAATCTTTTCATCCAATATCTTTCTGTTTCTATTGTGTCTTTCAGCTGGATCCTCAGACAGTGCAGTCCAAGAACTGGCACATGGATGTCATAGAGATGAACGGGGTAAGACACCACAAGCAATTTCAACTCTGAAAGACATCTAGCTTAGATTAAgacatatatactgtaaatattgtaTTCAATGTCTTGCATAGTGTTTTTATTCAACAATACTTGGGGTATTGTTATTGTATGAGAAGTTAGTAGTGTTAAAATAGCAATGGCACACCTTCTAAATCACTATACAAACAAGCGCAAGGTGATACATGAGGATCCCACAGTTCCAGTCTGGCGTCTAGTAGCAGTGTGGTTTACTTCAGCTGTGTTTGTTCATCATCAGATTAAAGTAGAATTCTCCATGAAGTTTACAAGTCGGGACCTCAGCTTGAAGAGAACGCCGTCCAAAAAACAGAGTGGGGTGTTTGGAGTCAAAATCAATGTGGTGACAAAGTAAGTATGGGTTCTTGTTATTGAGACCAAAATAGACTTTTACCTTAAAACTCAACTGCCTAAAATTAAATGAGACTTTGCAACTTTATTAATACATGTTATTGATTTATATTTGAGCTagcaaacaaaacacatctgaCACATATCCATTTATTCCATATAAAActtcagtgacatcatcagacAAGTGACATGGGTGCCGTTTATGTCCACAGGCGCGAGCGCTCCAAGGTGCCTTACATTGTCCGCCAGTGCATTGAGGAAGTGGAGAAGAGGGGGATTGACGAAGTGGGAATCTACAGGATCTCAGGGGTGGCCACTGATATCCAGGCCCTCAAAATAGCATTCGACACCAGTAAGATTCCACTCGCTATCACTCTTTTCCTCCCATCATCTTGACGGGagagcaaaaaaaatgttttaccacCATTATTGAGTACAGTATATAAACAAGAaacatattaaacattaaatccCATCAGTGATTTATTATAATTTCCTCTACTTTTGTTGACCTACATCAAACAATCCTATCACATTATATTAAGCCATCaagcatttattttatgtatgtttgGAAGTTTAGGTTGTATAAAGTTTTAGATGTAGAAACTTTTGTACTCTGTAGAGAAGAGATCTGTGGGAACTGGCCGTTAGGGAGGCCGAGACAGatgagaagcagcagcagtcaaGGGTCCAAGTTTTATGTTGCAGAAGAGTCTCTCAGGGTTGGTCACGGCTGCTTTTACGTCACCAAGATCGTACAAAGCTGAGCCCAGTATCgccttttatttgtttgtgtaataTTAAGCACGTCTGCATCTGAGATTACATCGTtcttatgtgtttgtgtttttgtgtctgaccTGTAGATACCAAAGACATCCTGATGATGCTGAGTGACATGGACATCAACGCCATCGCAGGAACACTGAAGTTGTACTTCAGGGAGCTGCCGGAGCCTCTGCTCACTGACCGCCTCTACCCCGCCTTCATGGAGGGCATAGGTGTGACCTTAGTCCCGGAAGTTTGGGTTTCTCTTCAGCACGCCATTTTTTACAATGGAGTTAAATCTGCCCAGCTGGAAGAGATAAGGGCTGAAGTTGAAAAGCTGTCTTGCCATAATTGGATCTGACATCTTTTTCCTCTCCCTTGTAGCGCTTTCAGACCCAGCAGCCAAGGAGAACTGTATGATGCACCTCCTGCGCTCCCTGCCTGACCCTAACCTCATGACCTTCCTCACTCTGCTGGAGCACCTCAAACGGTACACACACGCAATGACCCTCAGACACATACTGATCACAGTTAGGCCACCAGTCACTAAAAAGTAACCAAATTTATTGGTATCATTAGGAAAGTTGGGTTAATATGTGGACAAATAATATCTCTACACCCTTTATTAATCTGTATTATTCTTTAATCTATCCTTACTTCTATATACTACATTTTCTTCCTTTATAAAATGTTCCTCTTCCAAAAATGTGTAGCCCACTCAAATTCTTGCACCCCATCGATATATTTTTAAGATAAAAGATAGAAAGCATCGAGGGAGATAGTCCAGACTGTTGTCTATTCTTCAAACTAACTCACAGATTGAGATAACCGGAATCTTCCCAAACTCACAAGCAGAGGCCAATTTTCAGTACTACAAAGCAGAATCAAAAAAAtacttcagtctttgttttccAAGAATTTGTTTTAACATGTAATAACAGACAGCTTCACATTCACACCCAAAAACTCCCCAGTACACATCCACTGTGCAGTGTGTCCCTTTTCCGTGTATTAACCTCATCCTCCCTGGCTGACTGGCCTGTTGGTGTGTGTTCCTGCAGGGTGGC harbors:
- the abr gene encoding active breakpoint cluster region-related protein isoform X4; translated protein: MTEILVSDVNLNSVCERLEQHCCVDQNQQNLSSQPQTPVLKRHTNTGAKLWGRVRSKLLRQKLDPQTVQSKNWHMDVIEMNGIKVEFSMKFTSRDLSLKRTPSKKQSGVFGVKINVVTKRERSKVPYIVRQCIEEVEKRGIDEVGIYRISGVATDIQALKIAFDTNTKDILMMLSDMDINAIAGTLKLYFRELPEPLLTDRLYPAFMEGIALSDPAAKENCMMHLLRSLPDPNLMTFLTLLEHLKRVAEKEPINKMSLHNLATVFGPTLLRPSEAEITKAQHITSASDIWSHDVMAQVQVLLYYLQHSPISFAELKRNTLYFSTDV